In a genomic window of Mycobacteriales bacterium:
- a CDS encoding (deoxy)nucleoside triphosphate pyrophosphohydrolase gives MLIVVGAVLRDGAGRVLAARRDRPPGWEFPGGKVEPGETEPAALARELAEELGVQAAIGDRVGPDVPMTGAVLRVYAARVTAGEVTALEHAELRWLGPAELDSVDWLPADRPIVTVLTG, from the coding sequence GTGCTGATCGTGGTGGGCGCGGTGCTGCGGGACGGTGCCGGGCGGGTGCTGGCGGCGCGGCGGGACCGGCCGCCGGGCTGGGAGTTCCCGGGCGGGAAGGTCGAGCCGGGGGAGACCGAACCGGCCGCGCTGGCCCGCGAGCTGGCCGAGGAGCTCGGGGTCCAGGCGGCGATCGGCGACCGGGTCGGGCCGGACGTGCCGATGACCGGCGCGGTGCTGCGCGTGTACGCCGCCCGCGTCACCGCCGGCGAGGTGACCGCGCTGGAGCACGCCGAGCTGCGCTGGCTCGGTCCGGCCGAGCTCGACTCCGTCGACTGGCTCCCCGCTGACCGCCCCATCGTCACCGTCCTGACCGGCTGA
- a CDS encoding TldD/PmbA family protein has translation MTAREDLAARVLDLARAVAGNGSQAEVTVTSSVRGLTRFARSYVHQNVVDTSERIRLRVLVDGSWAAVSTDRADADALQSAVESAVAAARLRPPDLAFPGLAPPAATTGTGNWDDATADATPDQRVAVVREFVDAAGGLETAGYVESMRTESVYANTQGRSAAGRVTGCAADGIARVPGADGVARQGAVRLADLSGARLGGVAAAKAKAGADPRDLPPGDYEVVLEPDCVADLLHFLLDYGFNGRPVAEGRSFVRLGEQQFDPALRIWDAPLDELSTTLPYDAEGTPRRRLDLVADGVSTAVVHDRRTAAAAGTESTGHAVENGERWGPMPFQARVGGGDGGTSAELAGRMRRGLLVSDFWYTRILDPRTVVITGLTRNGVWLVEDGEIVAPVSTLRFTQSYPHALAPGALLGVGSDVAAVSVRGPQVIVAAPSLHLAAWHITGGAAG, from the coding sequence GTGACCGCCCGCGAGGACCTCGCCGCCCGCGTCCTGGACCTGGCCCGGGCCGTGGCCGGGAACGGGTCGCAGGCCGAGGTGACCGTCACGTCGTCCGTGCGGGGGCTCACCCGCTTCGCCCGGTCGTACGTGCACCAGAACGTCGTGGACACCAGCGAGCGGATCCGGCTGCGGGTCCTGGTCGACGGCTCCTGGGCCGCGGTCAGCACCGACCGGGCCGACGCCGACGCGCTGCAGTCCGCGGTCGAGTCGGCCGTCGCCGCGGCCCGGCTCCGCCCGCCGGACCTGGCCTTCCCCGGCCTCGCCCCGCCGGCCGCGACGACCGGGACCGGCAACTGGGACGACGCGACCGCGGACGCGACCCCGGACCAGCGGGTCGCGGTCGTGCGGGAGTTCGTCGACGCCGCCGGCGGCCTGGAGACGGCCGGGTACGTGGAGAGCATGCGGACCGAGTCCGTGTACGCCAACACCCAGGGCCGGTCCGCCGCCGGCCGGGTCACCGGCTGCGCCGCCGACGGGATCGCCCGGGTGCCGGGCGCGGACGGCGTCGCGCGGCAGGGCGCGGTCCGGCTCGCCGACCTGTCCGGGGCCCGCCTCGGCGGCGTCGCGGCGGCCAAGGCCAAGGCCGGCGCCGACCCGCGGGACCTGCCGCCCGGCGACTACGAGGTCGTGCTGGAGCCGGACTGCGTGGCCGACCTGCTGCACTTCCTGCTCGACTACGGCTTCAACGGCCGGCCGGTGGCGGAGGGGCGCTCGTTCGTCCGGCTCGGCGAGCAGCAGTTCGACCCGGCGCTGCGGATCTGGGACGCGCCGCTGGACGAGCTGTCGACCACCCTGCCGTACGACGCCGAGGGGACCCCGCGGCGCCGGCTCGACCTGGTCGCCGACGGGGTGAGCACGGCCGTCGTGCACGACCGGCGGACGGCGGCCGCGGCCGGCACGGAGTCCACCGGGCACGCGGTCGAGAACGGCGAGCGGTGGGGGCCGATGCCGTTCCAGGCCCGGGTCGGCGGCGGCGACGGCGGGACCTCGGCCGAGCTGGCCGGGCGGATGCGGCGCGGGCTGCTGGTCAGCGACTTCTGGTACACCCGGATCCTGGACCCGCGCACGGTCGTGATCACCGGGCTCACCCGCAACGGCGTCTGGCTGGTCGAGGACGGCGAGATCGTCGCGCCGGTGAGCACGCTGCGCTTCACCCAGTCGTACCCGCACGCGCTGGCGCCCGGGGCGCTGCTCGGCGTCGGCTCGGACGTGGCGGCGGTCTCCGTCCGGGGGCCGCAGGTGATCGTCGCGGCGCCCAGCCTGCACCTCGCCGCCTGGCACATCACCGGCGGCGCCGCCGGCTGA